The Euphorbia lathyris chromosome 3, ddEupLath1.1, whole genome shotgun sequence genome contains a region encoding:
- the LOC136222465 gene encoding auxin-induced protein 15A-like has protein sequence MGLRLPSLVRTSIKKASSRNMEVPKGFLAVYVGECEKKRYLVPLSFLNQPSFQDLLNKAEDEFGFDHPMGGLTIPCSQDLFIHVTSCLGRS, from the coding sequence ATGGGTTTACGTTTGCCTAGCCTTGTTCGCACATCAATAAAGAAAGCTTCATCAAGAAATATGGAAGTGCCAAAAGGTTTCTTGGCAGTTTATGTTGGAGAATGCGAGAAGAAGAGATATTTGGTTCCATTATCATTCTTGAACCAACCTTCTTTTCAAGATTTACTGAATAAAGCTGAAGATGAATTCGGATTTGATCATCCAATGGGTGGTTTGACAATTCCTTGCTCACAAGATCTTTTTATCCATGTTACTTCATGCCTGGGTAGATCATAG